The Euwallacea fornicatus isolate EFF26 chromosome 3, ASM4011564v1, whole genome shotgun sequence genome has a segment encoding these proteins:
- the grh gene encoding protein grainyhead isoform X5, producing MAELAEGAAPPEDQQTWRAYYEHPLTAATTAMLNIGGGVEDQTATMGLIYEYYKLPPLPADTKDKLADLWPPSSQAGGILTSQLKPTNGLVSGAGLELTTPPLSTGSQLSSQELQGLFINQHVGYAQPAGTAGQNLQIVKREPEDLSHHRKLDCGSPSSGSLDGSIIISKQSRPKVVLVSSGGGNQPADLVVDVNSIKDESHRGLNSPQDGSRSINGTPTSTHSSLLADGSNTGPIEFISTDGLKPAMYTTQIFTAMSNPCHSGSGTPSPTPYSDHNIQYTQSTMGNGPNGSGATIYSTSSGRASSSGAFTVSTDPYYREYFTTVASGAGTPEPIYSSQLRQGHLAYGEEVASGGATASFVERYVRQSQYHGKGVIAAAGLTVDLPSPDSGIGADAITPRDQNTLQQSFDYTELCQNNSSLLDPLSLSQKSNSSSQSPGSQTTRSRPWHDFGRQNDADKIQIPKIFSPYGFKYHLESPISTSQRREDDRITYINKGQFYGITLEYIPDPDKQLKSQTVKSVVMLMFREEKSPEDEIKAWQFWHGRQHSVKQRILDADTKNSVGLVGCIEEMAHNAIAIYWNPMESPAKINIAVQCLSTDFSSQKGVKGLPLHLQIDTYEDPRDTSIYHRGYCQIKVFCDKGAERKTRDEERRAAKRKMTATGRKKLDELYHPVCERSEFYTMSDLAKPPVLFSPAEDIDKVSLPCNLPRSSLLSILYNPNLKSKSEISVLTKHFQLTTMELQGFYTHDPDSSLSGPVDHVKAGSPFLLHTASKPPTTPTLKFHNHFPPDTEKKESILDATLTTDGSVYSPPIKRTKLMSQSSVGPPPLNERVMLYVRQENEDVYTPLHVVPPTTQGLLNAIENKYKISASSISNLYRKNKKGIIAKIDDDMVAYYCNEDLFLLELKTVDEDLYNITFVELMDH from the exons ATGGCTGAATTGGCCGAGGGGGCCGCTCCTCCCGAAGACCAACAGACTTGGAGGGCCTACTACGAGCATCCTTTAACGGCCGCCACCACTGCGATGCTCAACATAGGGGGTGGCGTGGAGGACCAAACCGCCACCATGGGGCTGATCTACGAGTACTACAAGTTGCCCCCTTTGCCCGCCGACACTAAAGATAAACTAGCTGATCTCTGGCC ACCGAGTTCTCAAGCCGGTGGCATCCTAACGTCGCAATTGAAACCGACCAATGGATTAGTGAGCGGGGCGGGATTAGAACTGACGACTCCGCCCCTGAGTACCGGCAGTCAATTGAGTTCGCAAGAGTTGCaaggtttatttattaaccaaCACGTTGGGTACGCACAGCCTGCGGGTACTGCCGGACAAAATTTGCAGATTGTGAAACGAGAACCTGAAGACCTCAGCCATCACCGGAAGCTGGACTGCGGCTCGCCCAGTTCTGGGAGCCTAGATGGTTCTATAATTATCTCAAAGCAATCTCGACCGAAG GTGGTGCTGGTGTCCTCTGGTGGCGGGAACCAGCCTGCAGACTTGGTAGTAGATGTGAATTCGATCAAAGACGAGAGCCATAGAGGCCTCAATTCCCCTCAAGACGGCTCCCGATCGATTAACGGGACCCCGACTTCGACGCACAGCAGTCTTTTGGCTGACGGCTCCAACACGGGCCCCATTGAATTTATCTCCACGGATGGACTCAAACCGGCAATGTACACGACGCAGATATTCACCGCCATGAGTAATCCTTGTCACAGTGGCAGTGGAACGCCTTCCCCGACTCCCTACAGCGACCACAACATCCAATACACCCAGAGCACCATGGGGAACGGTCCAAACGGATCGGGCGCGACCATATACTCAACTTCTTCCGGCAGAGCCAGCAGCTCTGGCGCCTTCACTGTGTCCACTGACCCCTATTATCGAGAATACTTCACCACTGTTGCCTCGGGGGCAGGTACCCCAGAACCCATTTACTCTAGTCAGCTCAGGCAAGGTCACCTAGCCTACGGAGAAGAGGTAGCTAGCGGGGGTGCGACTGCTAGCTTTGTTGAGCGATATGTGAGGCAAAGCCAGTATCATGGCAAGGGGGTAATAGCTGCCGCTGGTCTTACGGTAGATCTACCGAGTCCAGATAGCGGAATCGGGGCCGACGCTATTACCCCTCGCGACCAGAACACGCTGCAGCAG TCCTTCGACTACACGGAGCTCTGCCAAAACAACTCCTCGCTGTTGGATCCGCTGTCGCTGTCACAAAAGAGCAACAGCAGTTCACAATCCCCTGGATCGCAGACCACCCGGAGTAGACCTTGGCACGATTTTGGGCGGCAAAATGACGCCGACAAGATACAAATTCCAAAGAT ATTCTCACCATACGGATTCAAGTACCACCTGGAATCCCCGATATCGACGTCGCAGAGAAGGGAAGATGACAGGATAACGTATATCAACAAGGGCCAGTTTTATGGAATCACCTTGGAGTACATTCCAGATCCGGACAAGCAGTTGAAATCCCAGACCGTCAAG AGCGTTGTCATGCTGATGTTCAGAGAGGAAAAGAGTCCAGAGGACGAAATCAAAGCGTGGCAGTTCTGGCATGGTCGGCAGCACTCTGTAAAGCAAAGAATTTTAGATGCAG ATACCAAAAACAGTGTTGGCCTCGTAGGCTGCATTGAGGAAATGGCCCACAACGCCATTGCGATCTATTGGAACCCAATGGAGAGCCCCGCAAAG ataAATATAGCCGTTCAATGCCTCAGCACGGACTTCAGCAGTCAAAAAGGAGTGAAGGGTCTCCCGCTCCATTTACAAATCGACACGTATGAGGATCCTAGAGACACAAGCATATATCACCGAGGATATTGCCAAATCAAAGTATTCTGTGATAAG GGAGCCGAGAGGAAGACTCGAGATGAAGAGCGGAGAGCAGCGAAACGGAAAATGACAGCAACTGGAAGGAAAAAGCTGGATGAGCTGTATCACCCGGTGTGTGAGCGGTCGGAGTTTTACACCATGAGCGATCTAGCCAAACCTCCGGTTTTGTTTTCACCAGCGGAAGACATCGACAAAGTGAGTCTCCCCTGTAATCTCCCTCGTTCCAGCTTACTCTCCATCCTCTACAACCCAAATTTGAAGTCGAAGAGTGAGATCTCCGTGTTAACGAAGCATTTTCAGCTCACAACAATGGAACTGCAAGGCTTCTACACTCACGATCCGGACAGCTCACTCTCGGGTCCAGTGGATCACGTCAAGGCCGGCTCGCCGTTTTTGCTCCACACCGCCTCAAAACCGCCCACGACTCCCACTTTGAAGTTTCACAACCACTTCCCCCCGGATACAGAGAAGAAAGAGAGTATCTTAGATGCCACGTTGACAACGGATGGCTCGGTATATTCGCCTCCGATCAAAAGAACGAAGCTCATGAGCCAGAGCAGTGTGGGGCCGCCGCCTTTAAACGAGAGAGTGATGTTGTATGTGAGACAGGAAAACGAGGACGTGTATACCCCCTTGCACGTGGTGCCCCCCACGACTCAAGGACTTCTGAACGCT ATTGAGAATAAGTACAAAATTAGCGCTTCAAGTATTAGTAACTTGTAtcgcaaaaacaaaaaagg CATTATCGCCAAGATTGATGACGATATGGTGGCTTACTACTGCAATGAAGATTTGTTTTTGCTAGAGCTCAAAACAGTTGATGAAGACCTTTACAATATAACATTCGTTGAGCTTATGGACCATTGA